Within the Desulfovermiculus halophilus DSM 18834 genome, the region ACGGCGGAAAAGACCGCATCCTGCTCCACATTGCAAAACAGGGCGATCTTGCCCTTTAGCTCGTCCGAGAGCTCCACCTCTGAACGGCAGAGGATGAGATCGGGCTGAATGCCTATGCTCCGGAGCTCCTTGACGCTGTGCTGGGTGGGCTTGGTCTTCAGCTCCCCCGCCGCCCGCATATATGGCACCAGGGTCAGATGGATGTAACACACGTTTTCCTTGCCCAGATCGGATCGAAGCTGACGGATGGCTTCCAGAAAGGGCAGCCCTTCGATATCGCCCACCGTGCCCCCGATCTCGATAATGGCCACGTCCTCGTCATGTCTGGCCACCCCGCGGATCGCCTTTTTGATTTCATCCGTCACATGGGGGATGACCTGCACCGTCCCCCCCAGGTAATCGCCTCGCCGTTCCTTGGTAATCACCGTGTGGTAGATACTGCCTGAGGTGTAGTTGTTGTACTGGGCCATGGGCACGCCCACATAGCGTTCGTAGTGACCCAGGTCCAGATCTGTCTCCGCCCCGTCATCAGTAACGAACACCTCGCCGTGCTGGAACGGATTCATCGTCCCGGGATCGACATTGATATACGGATCGAGCTTTTGAATTGTAACCTTCAGCCCTCGAGACTTGAGCAGGGCCCCGATGGAGGCAGCTGCCAGCCCCTTGCCCAGGGAGGAAAGGACTCCTCCGGTAACAAACAGAAACTTGGTCTTCATACTCCCCCTTCCAAAATCTGTAGACGGCATACAGCGCACTCTAAAGAAAACCTTCCTGGCACCCGGTGTGGTATACCTTTCCGGGCTCCAAAAGTCCACGCTGGGTGTTCAACTCTATGCACTCAGACCTCCTTGCCCAAAGTTCAGGCGGTCTGCCCAGCCTGCTGCACCCTCTGCGCACGTTGACTCTCCGGACGGCTATACGTATCGTGAGTCCGCGCACAACGGGTCGAGACCTAGACATGGGCTCAGCTCGTTGTCAACCATCCCTTCACCCGCCAACCATCTGCGAGCGAGGCTGTGTATGAGCCAGGTACGAGTGCTGGTATTGACCGGATACGGGACGAACTGCGAGCGGGAAACCGCCCATGTCTGCCGCATTGCCGGAGCGGACGAGGTGATTGTTGCCCATTTCGCGGATTTGGTGCAAGAGGCCTGCTGTCTGGATGATTTCCAGCTTTTGGTCTTCCCCGGGGGATTTCTGGACGGCGATCACCTGGGTGCCGCCCAGGCCGCAGCATCAAGATTTCGGCACACTATGACCCGATCCGGCCGTTCTCTGGTCCAGGACATCATGGACCTTCATGCCAGAGGGGGGGCAATCCTGGGGATCTGCAACGGCTTCCAGCTCCTGGTCAAGCTGGGTCTTTTGCCGGCCACAAACTCCGGATACCTTACCCGCGAGGTCAGCCTGGGCCACAACGACTCCGCCCGTTTTGAGGACCGCTGGGTCCACCTGCGGCCCAATCCGGACTCGCCGTGTATTTTTACCCGAGACTTGGACAACCTGTATTTTCCGGTCCGGCACGGAGAAGGCAAACTGATTGCCAAAGACCAAAACGCCCTGCACTCCCTGGAACAGAACGGACATATCGCCTTGCAGTACACCGACCGCTTCGGCCGAATAACCCAGGACTATCCGGCCAATCCCAACGGCTCAGATCTGGCGATCGCCGGCCTGACCGATCCCACCGGCCGGATCTTCGGCCTGATGCCCCATCCCGAAGCATTTAACCACCGGACCAACCATCCGTCGTGGACCAGGGGAGAACAAGCCCCTTCCGGCACAGCCATCTTTGCCCGGGGCATTGATTCTTTGCGCCGCAATCCAGCAGGATGACCGGCGCTTCGAGCGCAGATTGTCAGGCCATGAAAAGCGAGGTTGACTGGACCTTCTGGATGCAGGCGGCTTTGAAGGAGGCTCGGAACGCCGAGATGCTGGACGAGGTTCCGGTGGGGGCCCTGGTTTTGGATGCAAACCTGCGGGTGCTCGGTTCCGGGCACAATACCCCGATCAGCAGTCAGGACCCGACAGCCCATGCCGAGATTGTCGCCCTGCGCAGGGCGTGTCGCAGACAGGGCAACTACCGGTTGACTGGTTCGGTCATAGTTTGTACCCTGGAACCTTGCTGTATGTGCGCTGGAGCACTGGTTCAAGCCAGAATTTCCGGCATCGTCTTCGGAGCTAGAGACCCCAAGGCCGGAGCCCTGGTTTCCCGGATGCACTTTCCCCAGGACTATGGATGGCTGAACCATTCTTTTTGGATTCAGGAGGGAGTCTGTGACCGGGAATGCTCGCAGCTCCTGCAGAGTTTTTTCGCTCGCCGCCGGAGTTCAAAAACCGGGCAATAAAATCGGACTCCCCGACGCCCCACGGCAGCACACATACAAGATCATCACCCAGCTCATGCGGAGAGGTAGCGAAGTCCGGTCATAACGCGCCCGACTCGAAATCGGGTTGGCGGTTCGCCCCGCCACGTGGGTTCGAATCCCACCCTCTCCGCCATTTCTGATCAACAACCGCGTGCTCCTCTTTTCACCGGAATCCGCGGTGATACCTTACCCCTTTTCCCTCACTTCGATGCCTGTCCGTGCTCCCCTTTTTCCAGCCGCTTTTGCAGGCCCTTGACCAGAAGTGGCCAGGCTATGGTCGCATCGGATATGACTTCAGCAAACCTGCCGCCCTGGGAAGGCGGGGCGAACTTCCCCCAGGACACGCCCTCCTGGTAGGTGCATCCGGAGAGCCCCCCCCAATGGTCAGGCTCCGGGCAGATGCGCACTCCGTACTGAAACCGGGAGTAAGGCCAGGACAAATCCGGATGGGTCTGCTTGGCCATCTCCACAAAAGGCCCCATCTGCTGGGCCCAGTTCCTGGGGACACCTCCTCCGATGGTGAATATGCCCAGGCGCTTGGAGTTGACCATCCGCCGGGTGTAGTCAAAGAGATCGGCAAACGGGTTAAACTGAAACGGAAGCCCCTCGGCCTGGATGTCGTGATCCGCGATCTCCGGCGTGAGCTTGATCATGTAGGAAGCGATGTCCAAAGCCAGTTCGGAATCTGTAAACGCGGGGATATAGACCGGGACATCTCGTTCATAGGCGCTCTTCAAAATCCCCATGCCCTGGACATTCTGGTGCAGGTACTTGCCTATAGCTGCACAGACCGAACGGGAGGAAAAGACTTGGCTCTTGTCCAGCTGATCCAGGACCGCATAGATGATTTTTTCGGCCTCAATAAAATTGAATTCCGATTCCAGGGTGTCGTAGACCCGGTTCAACCCGGCCTGACAAAGCTCTGGATCGCTCATCTCTCCGGGCTTGTATTTGTAGTGCTTCAGGCCGATGGACTCAATGAACCCATGGGCCATCAGCGCTCCGGTGGAAATGACCGTGTTCAGCCATCCTTTTTCGATCATCCTGCACAGCAGAGGGCCCATTTTGGCCACGGTCATGGCCCCGGAAAAGGTGCCCACCACATGACAGTCCGGGTCCTCGACCATGGTCTGCAGAACATCCAGGGCCTCCCCCAGGCGCCGGCCGCCGAAAGCAGTCTTGGACATGGACCACAGCAGATCATCAAAATCATCGATCTCGTCCGGGTCCAGGGGAACCAAGGGCTCAAGGCCCAGGGAGTCCGGCTTGAGCATCTTGGCGACATTGCGAAATTTCTGGTTTTCATCCATACCTGCGTCCCCAGTAAAAAATCAGCCCTCTCATAAACAGAGGGTCACAAAGGAATGCATGCAACACGGCATCCAGTATGAGGCATAGATCCACCCTTGGTCAACGCCCCGAAACACGTGCCAAACCAGGGATTTCCGGACCTCAATGGAGCTGGTCCAGAAGACCGGACCAGTCCACGGCCAGAGGTACAAACCACGCCCGCTTGCGATACAGGGGAAAGGCGGGAAAGGATGGATCTGGGAAGGGCAGAAAGGAGTGCACACCTTGCCTCGTCTGTATGCCCTCGGCCACCCGACGTCCCAGGTACGTGGGCAGGGCTATGCCGCGGCCGCAAAAGCCGAGGGCATAGCCCTGCCCATTTTCAATTACTGCAGCCGCCCGCCGTTGCCTGCATTCACGTCGTGGGTGCTCTTTTTCATGGATTCCAGCTCGGCCTTGTACCGCTGCACAAACTTGTCCCGCATGCTGATCACATCTTCAGCCGGGCGGTAGGAATACATAATGTGCTGAGGGTCAATGGGGGAAAGCTGTGAGTTGTTGCCGAACACACACAAGGGACGAAATATTATCCCGGGCTGTCCGTCGTCCTGCTCTTCGATCTCCATAAACAGCGGATACTTCCATATGGGATCACCGTTTTCGTCCCGGCCCGGCTCGTAGATGACGTGCCATCCCGACCCGAGGACCGAGATCCAGATATCTTCCTGCGCCTCGTTCATGGCCTCTCCTTGTGCGCCAAGATTGATATATGCACAGCACGATGCCGGAACGCTGGCGTTCCGGCATCGTGCAAAGAGCCCGAGCTGAGAATCCTTTGCGCACCAGGGGAGGTGCTCGCAAAGCCATACCTTGAAACCGTTGAGCTCAGGTACTGATCGTGAATCCTGCCTGATGCAGAGTTCAATGCATATCAAATCGTCCTTTTGGGCACAATACAGGCCTAGGCAGGCCCAGGACCCCGGCATTCATTGTGCATCCCCCCCCTGAGCTCTGGATCGGGGGCAAAATGCGGCTCTTCGACACAGAAAGTGGAATTGCCTACATAAGAGTTTGCCGTCTCTTCTGTGTGCCGTGAGCGGCAGGCCCGCACATTAAATGCTCATCCAGTCTGATGTGCCAGAACGCAGCGTCTCGGGGCTTACTCACCTCCTTTGGCCCCCATGAACTCAGGGTACGCCTCCATGCCGCACTCAGAGGAGTCCATACCGCTGTACTCCACCTCCTCGCTGATCCTGATGCCTATAACCGCCTTTAAGCCCAGCCACAAAGCAAGGCTTGTGCCGAACATCCAGGCAAAAATAACCGCAATGCCCACAACCTGTCCTGCAAGGGAGGCCTCCGGACTGGAGAACAACACGGCCAACAGCCCCCATACGCCGCACACCCCGTGAACTGAGATGGCTCCTACCGGATCGTCTATGCCCATCTTGTCCAAAGCCACTATGGAAAGGACGACAATGATCCCCCCCACTGCTCCTATGCCGCTGGCTAGAATCATCGATGGTGCGCTGGGCTCCGCAGTTATGGCCACCAGACCGGCAAGGGCGCCGTTGAGGCCCATGGTCAGATCGGCCTTGCCAAAGCTCAGCTGGGAAACCGTTAAAGCCACGATCATGCCTGAGGCTGCGGCCATATTGGTGTTGGCGAACACCATGGCCACGGCATTGGCCGATTCCACATCCGAGACCTTGAGCTCTGAGCCTCCGTTGAAGCCAAACCAGCCCATCCATAAGATAAAAGTCCCCAGGGCGGACAATGGAAGGTTTGAACCGGGGATGGGCGAGATTTTTCCTCCAGGCCCGTACTTGCCCCGCCTGGGCCCCAGAATGAGCACCCCGGCCAGGGCCGCCGCCGCTCCGGCCATGTGCACGATCCCGGATCCCGCATAATCGGAAAACCCGAGCTGATCCAGAAAACCGCCTCCCCAGGTCCAATACCCATGCACCGGATAGAGCACACCGGTCATGACCACGGAGAAAAGGAGAAAAGCCCACAGCTTCATCCGCTCGGCCACAGCCCCGGAAACCACGGACATAGCCGTGGCCACAAACACGACCTGAAAAAAGAAATCAGCCATGGAGGAGTAATACGGTGCCTGCTCTCCTCCAGCCAGGACACTCTGCACACTGTTGTCGCCTTGAACCAGGAATCCCAGTCCGGGGAGAACAGATCCTCCATCTCCGTACATGATATTGTAGCCGATGAGCATGTACATGATGCAGGCTATGGAATACAGGGCGATGTTCTTGGTCAGGATTTCAACTGTATTCATGGATCTGACCATGCCGGCCTCAAGCATGGAAAACCCAGCGGCCATCCACATGACCAGCATCCCGGAAACCAAAAAATAGAACGTATCCAGCGCATAACGTATTTCAAGGACGGATTCCACCTTTGCATCCTCCTGTCTTTATGATTTTGCAAACGACTGCTGGGGCCGGAAAGAGGCTCTTCGCCCAGCGAAGGAGATATCTCTTTACAACCCTTTGCCGCAGTATGTGTGCAGAAAACCGAAGGCCCCACATTGTCCAGCCCCGCTCAAAAGGGAACCGAACGGACAGGCTGATCCTCAGCGGGAGCTTTAAAGTGCATTTGATCCGGATTCTCCAGTCCGGATGCGCATAGCGTCGTCAATGGGCGAGACAAATATCTTGCCGTCTCCGATCTTTCCGGTCTGCGCATTGCGCTGGATAGCCCCCATCACCTGGCCAAGCTGCTCATCCTCAACCACCACCTCAATCTTCACCTTGGGGATCAAGTCGACTTCGTACTCCGCCCCCCGATAGATCTCCTGGTGTCCCTTCTGCCTTCCGAACCCCCGGACTTCGCTGATTGTCATCCCCTGCACCCCCAGGGCAGTCAATCCATCCTTGACCGCATTCAGCCTGAACGGCTTGATGACTGCTTCAATCTTTTTCATTGCTTCCTCCATAGCATCTCATAGTTCACTGATTGCGCAGAGGCCTCTGAAGACTGGCAGAATATATTTTGCAATCAGCTTGCCACTATAAAAAGTCTGATAATTCAAAGACATGGAATGTACACGTATATAATGCATGTATTTTTTGATACATAATTGTTCCGCAATAC harbors:
- a CDS encoding ammonium transporter, which translates into the protein MESVLEIRYALDTFYFLVSGMLVMWMAAGFSMLEAGMVRSMNTVEILTKNIALYSIACIMYMLIGYNIMYGDGGSVLPGLGFLVQGDNSVQSVLAGGEQAPYYSSMADFFFQVVFVATAMSVVSGAVAERMKLWAFLLFSVVMTGVLYPVHGYWTWGGGFLDQLGFSDYAGSGIVHMAGAAAALAGVLILGPRRGKYGPGGKISPIPGSNLPLSALGTFILWMGWFGFNGGSELKVSDVESANAVAMVFANTNMAAASGMIVALTVSQLSFGKADLTMGLNGALAGLVAITAEPSAPSMILASGIGAVGGIIVVLSIVALDKMGIDDPVGAISVHGVCGVWGLLAVLFSSPEASLAGQVVGIAVIFAWMFGTSLALWLGLKAVIGIRISEEVEYSGMDSSECGMEAYPEFMGAKGGE
- a CDS encoding deoxyhypusine synthase family protein; the protein is MDENQKFRNVAKMLKPDSLGLEPLVPLDPDEIDDFDDLLWSMSKTAFGGRRLGEALDVLQTMVEDPDCHVVGTFSGAMTVAKMGPLLCRMIEKGWLNTVISTGALMAHGFIESIGLKHYKYKPGEMSDPELCQAGLNRVYDTLESEFNFIEAEKIIYAVLDQLDKSQVFSSRSVCAAIGKYLHQNVQGMGILKSAYERDVPVYIPAFTDSELALDIASYMIKLTPEIADHDIQAEGLPFQFNPFADLFDYTRRMVNSKRLGIFTIGGGVPRNWAQQMGPFVEMAKQTHPDLSWPYSRFQYGVRICPEPDHWGGLSGCTYQEGVSWGKFAPPSQGGRFAEVISDATIAWPLLVKGLQKRLEKGEHGQASK
- a CDS encoding phosphoribosylformylglycinamidine synthase subunit PurQ; the encoded protein is MSQVRVLVLTGYGTNCERETAHVCRIAGADEVIVAHFADLVQEACCLDDFQLLVFPGGFLDGDHLGAAQAAASRFRHTMTRSGRSLVQDIMDLHARGGAILGICNGFQLLVKLGLLPATNSGYLTREVSLGHNDSARFEDRWVHLRPNPDSPCIFTRDLDNLYFPVRHGEGKLIAKDQNALHSLEQNGHIALQYTDRFGRITQDYPANPNGSDLAIAGLTDPTGRIFGLMPHPEAFNHRTNHPSWTRGEQAPSGTAIFARGIDSLRRNPAG
- the tadA gene encoding tRNA adenosine(34) deaminase TadA, with protein sequence MKSEVDWTFWMQAALKEARNAEMLDEVPVGALVLDANLRVLGSGHNTPISSQDPTAHAEIVALRRACRRQGNYRLTGSVIVCTLEPCCMCAGALVQARISGIVFGARDPKAGALVSRMHFPQDYGWLNHSFWIQEGVCDRECSQLLQSFFARRRSSKTGQ
- a CDS encoding P-II family nitrogen regulator; the encoded protein is MKKIEAVIKPFRLNAVKDGLTALGVQGMTISEVRGFGRQKGHQEIYRGAEYEVDLIPKVKIEVVVEDEQLGQVMGAIQRNAQTGKIGDGKIFVSPIDDAMRIRTGESGSNAL